From the Leptospira sp. WS60.C2 genome, one window contains:
- a CDS encoding chemotaxis protein CheW → MEQESDLGDLEQFLTFTIEKEFFGLRLLLVHEILKPVLITRIPNVEDYILGVINLRGEIIPIVDLKKRFHDIDSDIYPISRIVVVMLDEKRIGILVDEVKQVVKIQKDFISYTTDDLSLNYSKMVESVSRYEDHLILNLDLEQIVNFVSTAK, encoded by the coding sequence ATGGAACAAGAGTCCGATTTAGGAGATCTTGAACAATTCCTTACCTTTACCATTGAAAAGGAATTTTTTGGACTTCGTTTGCTTCTTGTACATGAGATTTTAAAACCAGTCCTTATCACACGCATTCCCAATGTGGAAGATTATATTTTAGGTGTGATTAACCTTCGCGGTGAAATCATTCCGATTGTGGATTTAAAAAAGAGATTCCACGACATCGATTCTGACATATACCCAATCTCGCGTATTGTGGTGGTAATGTTAGACGAAAAACGAATAGGTATTTTGGTCGATGAAGTCAAACAAGTCGTAAAAATCCAAAAAGATTTTATCAGTTATACAACGGATGACTTGTCGTTAAACTATAGTAAGATGGTCGAATCTGTTTCCAGGTATGAAGACCATTTGATTTTGAATTTGGATTTGGAACAAATCGTTAATTTTGTTTCCACCGCAAAGTAA
- the rpmI gene encoding 50S ribosomal protein L35, whose amino-acid sequence MYKLKTNRAAAKRFKFTKSGKIKRGCAFRRHILEKKSPKMKHQSRGMHLIHETDYNRVEKLLPYGG is encoded by the coding sequence ATGTATAAGCTAAAGACCAATAGGGCAGCAGCCAAACGTTTCAAGTTTACCAAATCTGGTAAAATCAAACGTGGTTGTGCGTTCCGAAGACATATCTTAGAGAAAAAATCTCCAAAGATGAAACACCAAAGCCGTGGAATGCACCTCATCCACGAAACCGACTATAACCGTGTAGAAAAACTTCTACCTTACGGGGGTTAA
- a CDS encoding chemotaxis protein CheW — MAGILGEYTEVFLEESEDQIEELNSNLVKLEKDHENPEIINDIFRAAHSLKSSSAFVGLYNLSDLAHTMENLLQKIREGSLEINVKLVNLLFECFDLIKQVIEGVANGVKVETPFTDMIQKLQDYEVSVSGGGSSPKTTSSSSAKQNTGVKITGIGELTEEEISEIRLALKEEDGQSTFSVELRLKNDTPMQNLRLLLILQSVKQSGILIKCNPSEDALDNGQGSFALSFVTVTKYTKDELYTKCNIDMVDSLSIQEIHIPETEMEALEKRTLGATLSSEPLTLNTVTNELEEKNQEKGSANFEKAVTDSKVVMRTIKVSSDKLDQLMNNVGELVITNSGFQKIYDDLVAQFGEDSLFNELKGKIDQINRISKDLQTGIMNIRMVPIGSVFNRFTRLIRDLSLETGKQVNLVLRGENTELDKKVIDAIGEPLIHLIRNSVDHGIESPEERRLAGKSEEGTVELNAYQGGSNILVEIRDDGKGLNKNKILKKAIERGLVTEADSQNLSESDIFQFIFAPGFSTADKISDISGRGVGMNVVNKLIEEFKGKIIIHSEEGKGSSFTLSFPQALAIIPSILVIMEEEVYAFPLSEVSETIKVNLDQITTLEGHEIINLRGEVLPIYRLNRILGLADKQEMLEVPVVIVNYKTRKLGFMVDDLIGKHETVIKSLGKNFQDVQGLTGATIMGDGTIILVLDIPGLVEIAADKVDWTDKLVSGEMMKRSSSIRSLEMSDSEYIFKSNHSTNRYNAKLIELRAKDKSRIKKEKHKIEKHIIVPKEEVFTEEPVTNQKITTEVSNTKSTVNGHSEEHNSPKETQTATLVLDHKTDEIHRLADVAKIENVKLSEREQAAEIIKGFVEQKEERLNQVAALNTDAINEIMSSKDIKKLENIVNTGMMNAGVVLSQLVGKEVELFIPEIKLTDRDGLAKEFRYSMDQFFGMKIRMTGDLNGNLLMMFSEENGSEIAKELLGSEEAKYAENSTNKLSDDMVSVLSEISNIVCSSVMNSLSNKLKKEILPSVPEMITGSFMEVIDIVKPERTKFLSMHTEFNHQGSNLIGVLVFLPDFDELVELIHKS, encoded by the coding sequence TTGGCTGGAATTTTAGGTGAATACACAGAAGTTTTTCTGGAAGAGTCCGAAGACCAAATTGAAGAACTGAATTCAAATTTGGTAAAACTGGAAAAAGACCACGAAAATCCAGAAATCATTAATGATATCTTTCGAGCAGCGCATTCCTTAAAAAGTTCTTCTGCCTTTGTTGGTTTGTACAACCTATCTGACCTAGCTCACACAATGGAAAACCTCCTTCAAAAGATTAGAGAAGGAAGTTTGGAAATCAATGTCAAGTTGGTGAATTTACTTTTCGAATGTTTTGATTTGATCAAACAAGTGATAGAGGGTGTCGCCAATGGTGTAAAAGTGGAAACTCCTTTCACAGACATGATTCAGAAATTACAAGATTACGAAGTTTCTGTATCGGGTGGTGGATCCAGTCCCAAAACCACTAGTTCTTCTAGCGCCAAACAAAATACAGGTGTAAAAATTACAGGTATAGGTGAGTTAACAGAAGAAGAAATTTCAGAGATTCGTTTGGCCCTTAAAGAAGAAGACGGACAATCCACATTCAGTGTTGAATTACGTTTAAAAAATGACACACCGATGCAGAACCTCAGACTTCTTTTGATTTTGCAGTCTGTTAAACAGTCTGGAATTCTCATCAAATGTAATCCTTCGGAGGATGCATTGGACAATGGACAAGGTAGTTTTGCTCTTTCCTTTGTCACTGTCACAAAATACACAAAAGACGAATTATATACGAAATGTAACATTGATATGGTGGATTCTCTTTCCATTCAAGAGATCCACATTCCTGAAACGGAAATGGAAGCCTTGGAGAAACGAACGTTAGGTGCTACCTTATCTTCGGAACCATTAACTCTGAATACAGTTACTAATGAATTGGAAGAGAAAAACCAAGAGAAAGGTTCCGCCAATTTTGAAAAAGCCGTCACCGATTCTAAAGTGGTGATGAGAACTATCAAGGTTTCTTCCGATAAGCTTGACCAGCTCATGAACAACGTGGGAGAGCTAGTGATCACAAATTCGGGATTCCAAAAAATCTATGATGATTTAGTGGCCCAGTTTGGTGAAGATTCTTTATTCAACGAACTCAAAGGGAAAATTGATCAAATCAATCGTATTTCCAAAGACCTACAAACTGGAATCATGAACATTCGTATGGTTCCTATTGGTTCGGTTTTCAATCGTTTTACAAGACTCATCCGAGATTTGTCCTTAGAAACGGGAAAACAAGTCAATTTGGTTTTACGTGGGGAAAATACGGAACTTGATAAAAAGGTTATTGATGCGATTGGGGAACCACTCATCCATCTCATTCGAAATTCTGTCGATCATGGAATTGAATCTCCCGAAGAACGAAGACTGGCCGGTAAGTCCGAAGAAGGAACTGTGGAACTCAATGCCTACCAAGGCGGTTCTAACATTCTTGTTGAAATTCGGGATGATGGAAAAGGACTTAATAAAAATAAAATTCTAAAAAAAGCCATCGAACGGGGGTTAGTTACAGAAGCTGATTCACAAAACCTTTCCGAATCAGATATCTTCCAGTTTATTTTTGCTCCAGGATTTTCTACCGCAGATAAAATTTCTGACATCTCTGGTCGTGGTGTTGGGATGAATGTTGTGAACAAACTCATTGAAGAGTTTAAAGGAAAAATCATCATCCATTCGGAAGAAGGAAAAGGTTCTTCTTTTACGCTGTCTTTCCCGCAAGCACTTGCGATCATTCCATCGATTTTAGTGATTATGGAAGAAGAAGTGTATGCGTTCCCATTATCAGAAGTATCAGAGACGATCAAAGTCAATCTAGATCAAATCACAACTCTTGAAGGACACGAAATCATCAATTTACGCGGAGAAGTTCTTCCTATTTACCGTTTGAATCGTATTTTGGGTCTTGCTGATAAACAAGAGATGTTGGAAGTACCCGTTGTCATCGTGAACTACAAAACCAGAAAGCTAGGGTTTATGGTGGATGACCTCATTGGAAAACATGAAACGGTCATCAAATCCTTAGGAAAAAATTTCCAAGATGTGCAAGGTTTGACTGGTGCGACGATTATGGGAGATGGAACCATCATTTTGGTTTTGGATATTCCTGGACTTGTGGAAATTGCCGCCGACAAAGTGGATTGGACCGACAAATTGGTTTCGGGAGAAATGATGAAACGTTCTTCCTCGATTCGATCCTTGGAGATGTCGGATTCTGAATATATATTCAAATCAAATCATTCTACAAATCGTTACAATGCAAAGCTGATTGAATTACGTGCCAAAGACAAATCACGGATCAAAAAAGAAAAACATAAAATCGAAAAACACATCATTGTTCCGAAGGAAGAAGTATTTACAGAAGAACCTGTAACGAATCAAAAGATCACCACAGAAGTTTCAAATACAAAGTCAACTGTTAATGGCCATTCTGAAGAACATAATTCCCCCAAAGAAACACAAACTGCCACTTTGGTGTTAGATCACAAAACAGATGAGATCCATCGGTTGGCAGATGTTGCTAAGATTGAAAATGTCAAACTATCAGAAAGAGAACAAGCTGCTGAAATCATCAAAGGATTTGTAGAACAAAAAGAAGAACGACTTAATCAAGTTGCTGCACTGAATACTGATGCGATTAACGAGATCATGTCTTCTAAAGACATTAAAAAATTAGAAAATATAGTGAATACGGGCATGATGAATGCCGGTGTCGTATTGTCACAATTAGTTGGAAAAGAAGTAGAATTGTTTATTCCTGAAATCAAACTCACGGATCGTGATGGTTTGGCGAAAGAATTTAGATATTCTATGGACCAATTCTTTGGAATGAAAATCCGTATGACTGGGGATTTGAATGGAAATTTGTTGATGATGTTTTCGGAAGAAAATGGGTCAGAAATTGCAAAAGAATTATTGGGTTCCGAAGAAGCAAAATATGCTGAAAATAGTACGAACAAATTATCCGATGATATGGTTTCTGTTTTGTCTGAAATTTCCAATATTGTTTGTTCGAGTGTGATGAATTCTCTTTCCAATAAATTGAAAAAAGAAATTTTGCCGTCGGTACCGGAAATGATCACGGGAAGTTTCATGGAAGTCATAGACATCGTAAAACCAGAAAGAACAAAGTTTTTGTCGATGCATACAGAATTCAATCACCAAGGTAGCAACTTAATTGGTGTTTTAGTATTTTTACCAGATTTTGACGAGTTAGTTGAGTTAATTCATAAATCATGA
- the pheA gene encoding prephenate dehydratase produces the protein MSNAEEELKKLRSDIDSLDSQIIDLIQKRAGFAQEIGRVKKESGGPIYRPDREKDVYEKVTQLSKGPLPASVIRAIYREMMSGTIALEHPLKIGFLGPEGSFSHSALRSKFGTSIEAVPQTSIPDVFRMVEEEKLDYGVVPVENSTEGQVSSTLDMFLETDLFVYSELYQRISFSLLGFETDLSSVKKIYGIRIGNEQCRNWISANLPNAEVVDTSSTAMAAKLVSERKDGLAIASKIAGEIYNLNVIAEGIEDYAGNTTRFLVIGKTEAPETKEDKTSIVFSIPNQTGSLFQILKTFHDASVNLTKIESRPLKRNLWEYHFFIDFIGHKSNPKIKSLLETVKSQCTVFKLLGSYPTAGSFPT, from the coding sequence ATGAGTAATGCAGAAGAAGAATTAAAAAAACTTAGATCTGATATTGATTCACTCGATTCTCAAATCATCGATCTGATTCAGAAACGTGCTGGTTTTGCTCAGGAGATTGGTCGGGTCAAAAAAGAATCAGGTGGACCCATTTATCGCCCGGATCGGGAAAAAGATGTTTATGAAAAGGTTACACAACTTTCCAAAGGACCACTACCAGCATCTGTCATTCGTGCCATTTATCGAGAGATGATGTCGGGAACAATCGCCTTAGAACACCCGTTAAAGATTGGTTTTTTGGGTCCTGAAGGAAGTTTTTCTCATTCTGCTCTCCGCTCTAAATTTGGGACTTCGATAGAGGCTGTTCCCCAAACCTCGATCCCAGACGTATTTCGTATGGTGGAAGAGGAAAAGTTAGATTATGGTGTGGTCCCTGTGGAAAACTCAACAGAAGGCCAAGTGAGTTCTACATTAGATATGTTTCTCGAAACGGATCTTTTTGTGTATTCAGAACTCTACCAAAGGATTTCTTTTTCCTTATTAGGTTTCGAAACAGACCTGTCTTCTGTCAAAAAAATTTACGGAATCCGTATTGGAAATGAGCAGTGTCGCAATTGGATCTCAGCTAACTTACCAAATGCGGAAGTTGTAGATACTTCATCAACCGCGATGGCTGCTAAATTGGTTTCGGAACGAAAAGATGGTCTTGCCATTGCTTCGAAAATTGCAGGAGAGATTTACAACTTAAATGTGATTGCCGAAGGAATCGAAGACTATGCAGGAAATACCACGCGGTTTTTGGTGATTGGAAAAACAGAAGCACCCGAAACCAAAGAGGATAAAACATCCATTGTATTTTCGATTCCCAACCAGACAGGTTCATTGTTTCAGATTTTGAAAACTTTCCATGATGCTTCTGTGAACCTAACAAAAATTGAATCTAGACCACTGAAGCGAAATCTATGGGAATACCATTTTTTCATCGATTTTATCGGTCATAAATCCAATCCAAAAATTAAAAGTCTTCTTGAGACTGTAAAATCGCAATGTACCGTCTTTAAACTTCTTGGTTCTTACCCCACTGCGGGTTCGTTTCCCACATGA
- the scpB gene encoding SMC-Scp complex subunit ScpB has product MEERNYTKGLLEALLFLSSDPIKLSALAKSCGIEKTEARELLDELILDYQEREGGFLLREIAGGYQFITNQKYSEILSHIFKDKKRETLSRGTLDTLAIIAYKQPITLTELDEIRGVSSRAMVASLMSKKLVKAVGQKEVPGRPTLYGTTNEFLLHFGLSKLTDLPTPVEVKELKFEDFSPESIVVTEETEMNPDFDLDSLPEELKAEKTNE; this is encoded by the coding sequence TTGGAAGAAAGAAACTATACAAAGGGCCTTCTTGAGGCGCTTCTCTTTTTATCTTCAGATCCAATCAAATTATCTGCTTTGGCTAAGTCTTGCGGAATTGAAAAAACAGAAGCAAGAGAGTTGTTAGATGAATTGATTCTTGATTACCAAGAACGAGAAGGCGGTTTTTTACTGCGTGAAATCGCTGGTGGTTACCAATTCATCACCAATCAAAAGTACAGCGAAATTTTATCTCATATTTTCAAAGATAAAAAACGGGAAACTCTCTCAAGGGGTACCTTAGATACTCTTGCCATTATTGCCTACAAACAACCGATCACATTAACGGAGTTAGATGAGATACGGGGGGTGTCTTCAAGAGCCATGGTAGCAAGTCTCATGTCCAAAAAATTGGTGAAAGCCGTTGGGCAAAAAGAAGTTCCAGGTAGACCCACGTTGTATGGAACAACAAATGAATTTTTATTACACTTTGGACTGAGCAAACTGACAGACCTTCCAACACCAGTGGAAGTGAAGGAACTCAAATTCGAGGATTTTTCACCAGAATCCATAGTAGTTACAGAAGAAACAGAAATGAATCCAGATTTTGATCTTGATTCTCTTCCGGAAGAATTAAAGGCAGAGAAAACGAATGAGTAA
- a CDS encoding ScpA family protein — protein MSQTPEFIVRWQNQDGGLTEGPLTVLWSLIDSYKVDIFEVSLSRITSDFIQFLRTSQSLSIELTSEFAVMASHLVYLKSKALLPDPGFEEEDYDPPLPKELVDKLLEHKKFQMAGQRLAELDRLTAGMFTRETNQVLDETEVWLDVSLVDLISAFNSILEQESSNEEEELVPIYEGVSQFSVEDKMAYLQDLLVKRGEIHFMDLFENEKPEKKEIVAAFLAVLEVVKIRVCKVIQHAVFGEIKIVKV, from the coding sequence GTGTCCCAAACCCCGGAGTTTATCGTCCGGTGGCAGAACCAGGACGGAGGACTGACTGAAGGACCTTTAACGGTTTTATGGTCTCTGATTGATAGTTATAAGGTGGATATTTTTGAAGTCTCCCTTTCGCGTATCACATCTGATTTCATTCAATTTTTGAGAACCAGCCAGTCTTTGTCTATTGAACTTACCTCTGAGTTTGCTGTGATGGCGTCTCATTTGGTGTATCTAAAATCCAAAGCCCTTCTTCCGGACCCTGGTTTTGAAGAAGAAGACTATGATCCACCTCTTCCAAAAGAACTTGTGGATAAACTTTTAGAACACAAAAAATTCCAAATGGCTGGGCAACGTTTGGCGGAGTTGGACAGATTGACCGCCGGAATGTTTACTAGGGAAACAAACCAAGTTTTAGATGAAACGGAAGTTTGGCTCGATGTTAGTCTTGTGGACTTAATTTCGGCCTTCAATTCCATTTTAGAGCAGGAAAGTTCCAATGAGGAAGAAGAGCTCGTACCCATTTATGAAGGGGTTTCCCAGTTTTCTGTGGAAGATAAAATGGCCTACCTGCAGGATTTATTAGTAAAACGCGGCGAAATTCATTTTATGGATTTGTTTGAAAATGAAAAACCAGAAAAAAAAGAAATCGTCGCAGCCTTCCTTGCCGTATTAGAAGTTGTTAAAATCCGAGTTTGCAAAGTGATTCAACACGCAGTTTTCGGAGAAATCAAAATAGTCAAGGTCTAG
- the infC gene encoding translation initiation factor IF-3, translating to MQKRPNPRGNPNQDKFAHIRINEQITNVASIRLVSDEGSDIVTLEEALRRAKEANLDLVEVSGDQDVHVCKLIDFGKYKFELLKKTKEAKKKQHVVTVKEIKIRPRIDNHDFEIKKRHALEFLQKGDKVKVTLRFRGREMVHSEIGMNIVNRFIEDLKEHASPEKMPVHDGKTIVVVMNPISEKPKG from the coding sequence ATGCAGAAACGGCCCAACCCTAGAGGGAACCCAAACCAAGATAAATTCGCCCACATCAGAATTAACGAACAAATTACCAATGTAGCATCGATTCGACTCGTCTCTGACGAAGGTTCCGATATCGTTACTCTGGAAGAAGCGCTCAGAAGAGCAAAAGAAGCTAACCTTGATTTGGTGGAAGTCTCGGGAGACCAGGACGTTCACGTCTGTAAGCTGATCGATTTTGGAAAATACAAATTCGAACTTCTTAAAAAAACGAAAGAAGCGAAAAAGAAACAACACGTAGTCACGGTGAAAGAGATCAAAATCCGACCGCGGATTGATAACCATGACTTCGAGATTAAGAAGCGTCATGCTTTAGAATTCTTGCAAAAGGGTGATAAGGTAAAAGTGACACTTCGATTCCGAGGCAGAGAGATGGTTCACTCTGAAATTGGAATGAATATTGTTAACCGGTTTATCGAGGACCTAAAAGAGCATGCCTCTCCCGAAAAAATGCCGGTACACGACGGAAAGACGATAGTGGTCGTGATGAACCCAATTAGTGAAAAACCTAAAGGATAA
- a CDS encoding chemotaxis response regulator protein-glutamate methylesterase — MNKKPTVVIIDDSLLVRNILSDTLSKKDEVTVIATGKTGMDCIDLAEKLKPDFIVLDIEMPIMDGLTALAEIKKRKLPSHVIMLSVLTQHGADATFKALELGAVDFIPKPSSGNQFSPEDIAAVLSLKIKGFSDSKLVSPEPISRPERTDRQINKSFQKPIQVDAIGIGTSTGGPKALQTVFAGIPADFAKPIFVVQHMPAGFTKAFADRLNSLSKIHVKEAEQGDVVQAGTAYIAPGDYQMKVVTKGKDRLIELSHSEQVNGHRPSIEVLFESLMESYGADHLLSMIMTGMGKDGSHSIANIHAKGGITLAQNEATSVVYGMNRVAVELGGIDFVLPVEELVPKMIELLKSRGN; from the coding sequence ATGAACAAAAAACCTACTGTTGTGATCATTGATGACTCACTGCTTGTGAGAAATATATTAAGTGATACTCTATCAAAAAAAGATGAAGTGACTGTCATTGCCACTGGCAAAACAGGAATGGATTGTATTGATTTAGCAGAAAAACTAAAACCTGATTTTATCGTTTTAGACATTGAGATGCCCATCATGGATGGGCTAACTGCTCTTGCAGAAATCAAAAAGAGAAAACTCCCAAGTCATGTGATTATGTTGTCGGTGCTCACGCAACATGGTGCTGATGCAACTTTTAAAGCCCTCGAACTCGGGGCTGTTGACTTCATCCCTAAACCATCGAGTGGAAACCAGTTTTCTCCAGAGGACATTGCGGCCGTTTTATCATTAAAGATCAAAGGTTTCTCCGATTCCAAACTGGTCAGTCCAGAGCCTATTTCTCGGCCAGAACGGACTGACAGGCAAATAAATAAAAGTTTTCAAAAACCGATCCAAGTAGATGCTATCGGAATTGGAACCTCTACTGGAGGTCCAAAAGCGTTACAAACCGTTTTTGCGGGAATTCCAGCTGATTTTGCAAAGCCAATCTTTGTGGTGCAACACATGCCAGCGGGATTTACGAAAGCTTTTGCGGACAGATTGAATTCTCTGTCTAAAATACATGTGAAAGAAGCAGAGCAGGGTGACGTGGTGCAAGCAGGAACTGCTTACATTGCCCCAGGGGACTACCAAATGAAGGTAGTGACAAAAGGAAAAGACCGTTTGATTGAGCTCTCTCATTCGGAACAAGTGAATGGGCATAGACCTTCCATCGAAGTTTTGTTTGAAAGTTTGATGGAATCTTATGGAGCAGACCATTTGCTCTCTATGATCATGACGGGCATGGGGAAAGATGGCTCACACTCAATCGCCAACATACACGCAAAAGGTGGTATTACTTTGGCGCAAAATGAGGCAACTTCCGTAGTATACGGAATGAACCGCGTGGCAGTTGAACTTGGGGGAATTGATTTTGTTCTCCCAGTAGAAGAATTAGTACCAAAAATGATTGAATTATTAAAGTCGAGAGGGAATTAA
- a CDS encoding response regulator has translation MARILVVDDAKFMRTLVKDALVGAGHEIVGEAENGNIAVEQYKNLKPDLVTMDITMREKDGIEATKEIIKFDASAKIIMVTALGQEDLLAKAIKMGVKDFVVKPFPPERLQQAAAKALGL, from the coding sequence ATGGCAAGAATTTTGGTTGTGGATGATGCAAAATTCATGAGAACGCTCGTAAAAGATGCGTTAGTTGGAGCGGGTCACGAAATCGTTGGTGAAGCAGAGAATGGTAACATTGCGGTTGAACAATATAAAAACCTCAAACCAGACTTAGTCACTATGGATATTACAATGCGTGAGAAAGATGGGATTGAAGCCACAAAAGAAATCATTAAGTTTGATGCTTCGGCAAAGATCATTATGGTTACGGCCCTCGGACAAGAAGATCTCTTAGCAAAGGCAATTAAAATGGGTGTAAAGGATTTTGTGGTAAAACCCTTCCCACCAGAAAGATTGCAACAAGCAGCCGCAAAAGCTTTAGGTTTATAA
- a CDS encoding 5-formyltetrahydrofolate cyclo-ligase, with translation MNPIAKKDAREILKTNIAKLTDREELEAAILKRLFPLLQGKSKIITYVPDMRFEVDVLPLVESSPLPRPTGFIEFRHSAKWYFPKAEGEFGLRFFRPFSFEKGPHGIFEPIGDEEISVEDADLILIPALGYNQNGYRLGRGGGYYDRILGNKSVQKKTIGFSFSKFFPVPFLEEVHDTKVGKMITEFQIHSFLD, from the coding sequence TTGAATCCAATTGCAAAAAAAGACGCAAGGGAAATTTTAAAAACCAACATCGCCAAACTCACTGACCGTGAGGAATTAGAAGCAGCTATCTTAAAAAGACTCTTCCCCCTTTTACAGGGAAAATCCAAAATCATCACCTATGTGCCTGATATGCGTTTTGAAGTGGATGTGTTGCCACTTGTGGAATCCTCACCATTACCAAGACCGACAGGTTTTATTGAATTTCGTCATTCCGCAAAATGGTATTTTCCAAAAGCGGAGGGAGAGTTTGGGTTGAGATTCTTTCGTCCGTTCTCTTTTGAAAAAGGACCGCATGGGATTTTTGAGCCGATTGGAGATGAGGAGATCTCCGTAGAAGATGCTGATTTGATTTTAATCCCTGCTCTGGGGTACAACCAAAATGGATACAGACTTGGTCGCGGGGGCGGGTATTACGATCGTATTTTAGGAAATAAATCAGTCCAAAAGAAGACGATTGGATTTAGTTTTTCTAAATTTTTTCCCGTCCCATTCCTAGAAGAAGTACACGATACAAAAGTAGGAAAAATGATTACGGAATTTCAGATTCATTCTTTTTTGGATTGA
- the rplT gene encoding 50S ribosomal protein L20, translated as MPRAVNGTIHKNRRKKVLAKAKGFRGGRSKLFRTAKSAVMKAGQWAYRDRRKKKSEFRKLWITRINAAVRENGMSYSKFIHALKTHGINLDRKTLADLAYNHKEVFNAIVEKTKVAK; from the coding sequence ATGCCACGCGCAGTAAACGGAACCATCCATAAGAATCGTAGAAAGAAAGTTCTCGCGAAAGCAAAAGGTTTTAGAGGCGGACGTTCTAAACTTTTCAGAACAGCAAAATCAGCTGTGATGAAAGCAGGTCAATGGGCATACCGTGACCGTAGAAAGAAAAAGTCCGAATTTCGTAAACTTTGGATCACGCGTATTAATGCCGCTGTTAGAGAAAATGGAATGTCTTATTCAAAATTCATCCATGCCCTCAAAACTCACGGAATCAACTTAGACCGTAAGACATTGGCTGATCTTGCATACAACCACAAAGAAGTATTCAACGCCATCGTCGAAAAAACCAAAGTCGCTAAGTAA
- a CDS encoding prephenate dehydrogenase yields MKLEHVLIYGMGLMGGSLSLAIRESFPNAKVTAVVRSLRSKQSILEKKLAETAFTLEDKENIDFGQFDLVVFSTPVASLVSLIPSLPKGNSTIYMDLGSTKQTIVEAVDRHFGEYEHNYISAHPMCGSEQTGPEAAIPGLYRDKLCILTKPKHGSQFAMEFAKKFWETIGSWTISMDAKVHDETLAYVSHLPHVISTILVNVAGKNETTMDQVASITRPITGGGFRDMSRIAGSNAEMWISIFKENKTFLKHSIDDFIEQLTIFRNLFLDETNLDEAKIKSIWDLALKHKETIQKTK; encoded by the coding sequence ATGAAGTTAGAACATGTTCTCATTTATGGTATGGGACTTATGGGTGGTTCCTTGTCGCTTGCGATCCGTGAATCATTTCCGAATGCAAAAGTCACTGCTGTTGTTCGTTCCTTAAGAAGCAAACAATCGATCCTAGAAAAAAAATTAGCCGAAACTGCTTTTACCTTAGAAGACAAAGAAAACATAGACTTTGGCCAATTTGATTTGGTTGTGTTCAGTACACCTGTTGCTTCCTTAGTGTCTCTCATTCCATCTCTACCGAAAGGGAATTCGACAATCTATATGGATTTGGGTTCCACCAAACAGACGATTGTTGAGGCAGTAGACAGACACTTCGGAGAGTACGAACACAATTATATTTCCGCACATCCGATGTGTGGTTCCGAACAAACTGGTCCGGAGGCAGCTATACCAGGTTTGTATCGAGATAAACTTTGTATTCTAACAAAACCAAAACATGGCTCTCAATTTGCGATGGAATTTGCAAAGAAATTTTGGGAAACCATTGGTTCGTGGACGATCTCCATGGATGCAAAAGTGCACGATGAAACATTGGCCTATGTATCCCACTTACCACATGTAATATCTACCATCCTTGTGAATGTTGCGGGGAAGAACGAAACAACAATGGATCAAGTCGCTTCGATCACAAGACCAATCACTGGCGGTGGTTTTAGAGATATGTCAAGGATTGCAGGTTCCAATGCAGAGATGTGGATTTCCATCTTCAAAGAGAACAAAACATTTTTAAAACACTCGATTGATGATTTTATAGAACAATTGACAATATTTCGAAATTTATTTTTAGATGAAACGAATTTGGATGAGGCAAAAATCAAATCCATTTGGGATTTAGCCCTAAAACATAAAGAAACGATTCAAAAAACCAAATGA
- a CDS encoding cell division protein ZapA, protein MAESAPNSHKITKQIFGETYTIVGEASSGYISEVADYVESRLLELGKVLPNASKTKLAVLCALNLADELFQMRDLSSKVNENPELEERTKKIISLLEEGIIGDHF, encoded by the coding sequence ATGGCAGAATCTGCCCCTAACTCTCATAAAATCACCAAACAAATCTTTGGTGAAACTTATACCATCGTTGGAGAAGCCTCTTCTGGATACATTTCAGAAGTGGCTGATTACGTGGAATCACGTTTACTTGAGCTAGGAAAAGTTTTACCGAATGCTTCCAAAACCAAATTAGCCGTACTTTGTGCCCTAAATTTAGCTGATGAACTTTTTCAAATGCGAGATCTAAGTTCTAAAGTAAATGAAAATCCTGAGCTCGAAGAACGAACCAAAAAAATCATTTCCCTTTTAGAAGAGGGAATCATTGGGGATCATTTTTGA